One window of the Hippocampus zosterae strain Florida chromosome 8, ASM2543408v3, whole genome shotgun sequence genome contains the following:
- the LOC127605356 gene encoding glomulin-like isoform X2 has translation MGCVLLAPLMKEALKNEKSWDRIQSAITHVTTTCGPDEVLRNLLDVMEDTDAPSISEILVLAVPHLEAGLLRLTKGRASWLGSALRVLHKQLTRLPVPYTEELEKEDQWGLGRCCHALITFTKAFSGEVRKHEDGERREMKTELLNFCMRSLREPLLEATLTPGTTTPMWLFALNITETLAAIRESAADLLFFSTVKKNIQMDKNQLAESKGCLAYLVFVKQLDTERFPIVFSPEFVLRRNLEYVHQLLRSKKESHVLKGLALFEKSLERTRDDSLLATLLEVKSFYDVKQSLLQVLTECPMRHLRESGLAVLQLLINKLDAEAKHKLFGNLLKTSNHPGVEGYIVKNIRHQVEFSMKPSNATRWFLGTEFVSLLRLALTLPQGTETNVLHHMDKIMESLNLLRYLLIRDKPLRSNADIWEGVCGIKEEYTKMLRVCISMSRSFYTGELNELRDEHKLKARAARAATCTRTHLQSQPVKRDTMSKMSPEVRHQVLQSALVTFDLMESLIARTEEIAAEKNHDMLDASALFCLNEQKQKSLTHAGD, from the exons GAACGAGAAGAGTTGGGACCGCATCCAGTCGGCTATCACACACGTGACCACG acctgcgggccagacgaaGTCCTGAGGAACTTGCTGGACGTCATGGAAGATACTGATGCGCCTTCTATTTCCGAGATCCTCGTGCTAGCGGTCCCTCATCTTGAAGCAG GCCTGCTGAGGTTGACGAAGGGTCGGGCGTCCTGGCTGGGCTCGGCGCTGAGGGTCCTGCACAAGCAGCTCACTCGGCTGCCGGTGCCGTACACCGAAGAGCTGGAAAAGGAGGACCAGTGGGGCCTGGGCCGCTGTTGCCATGCCTTGATCACCTTCACTAAGGCCTTCTCGGGCGAGGTGAGGAAACACGAAGATGGAGAACGCCGGGAGATGAAGACGGAGCTCCTCAACTT CTGCATGAGAAGCCTCAGAGAACCTTTACTGGAGGCAACGCTGACTCCCGGGACGACAACGCCCATGTGGCTGTTTGCGTTAAACATTACG GAAACTTTAGCCGCCATCCGAGAGTCAGCGGCCGACCTCCTGTTCTTCAGTACGGTGAAGAAGAACATCCAGATGGACAAAAATCAGCTGGCCGAGTCCAAAGGCTGCCTGGCGTATCTGGTGTTTGTCAAGCAGCTGGATACAGAACGCTTCCCCATCGTGTTCAG CCCTGAATTTGTCCTTCGGCGCAACCTGGAATACGTCCACCAGCTCCTCAGGAG CAAAAAGGAGTCGCACGTACTCAAAGGACTG GCGCTGTTTGAAAAAAGTCTGGAGAGAACGCGGGACGACAGCTTGCTCGCCACGCTGCTGGAAGTGAAGAGTTTTTACGATGTAAAGCAG AGTCTGCTGCAGGTTCTGACTGAATGTCCCATGCGACATCtg AGAGAAAGTGGACTCGCCgtcctccagctcctcatcaATAAACTCGACGCGGAAGCAAAGCACAAGCTCTTTGG aaacctGCTAAAAACCAGCAATCATCCGGGAGTGGAAGGTTATATTGTGAAGAACATCAGACATCAAGTCGAGTTCTCCATGAAG CCGAGCAACGCCACGAGATGGTTCCTGGGGACGGAATTTGTGTCGCTCCTGCGCTTGGCGTTGACTTTGCCTCAGGGTACGGAAACAAACGTGCTCCACCATATGGACAA GATCATGGAGAGCCTGAACCTCCTGCGCTATCTTCTCATCCGGGACAAACCGTTGAGGAGCAAT GCGGACATTTGGGAAGGAGTGTGCGGCATCAAGGAGGAGTACACCAAAATGCTCCGCGTGTGCATCAGCATGTCAAGATCTTTTTACACGGGCGAGCTGAACGAGCTGAGAGATGAGCACAAACTTAAAGCCAGAG CGGCCAGAGCGGCAACCTGCACCCGCACACACCTTCAAAGTCAGCCAGTCAAGCGAGACACGATGTCGAAAATGTCCCCGGAAGTGCGGCACCAG GTTCTGCAGAGCGCTCTCGTGACCTTTGACCTGATGGAGAGCCTCATTGCGCGCACGGAGGAGATCGCCGCGGAAAAGAACCACGACATGCTCGACGCCAGCgctttattttgtttgaatgaacaaaaacaaaaaagtttgacaCACGCTGGTGATTAG